One Cyanobium sp. Tous-M-B4 genomic region harbors:
- the psbB gene encoding photosystem II chlorophyll-binding protein CP47 produces MGLPWYRVHTVVINDPGRLLAVHLMHTALVAGWAGSMALYELAIFDPSDAVLNPMWRQGMFVMPFMARLGVTGSWGGWSITGETGVDPGFWSFEGVAAAHIVFSGLLFLAAIWHWTYWDLEIWQDPRTGEPALDLPKIFGIHLLLAGLGCFGFGAFHLTGVFGPGMWVSDPYGVTGHLEAVQPSWGPEGFNPFNPGGIVAHHIAAGIVGIIAGIFHITTRPPERLYKALRMGNIETVLASAIAAVFFAAFIVAGTMWYGAAATPVELFGPTRYQWDQSYFKTEINRRVQTALDNGATKEQAYASIPEKLAFYDYVGNSPAKGGLFRVGPMVNGDGLPTGWIGHISFTDKDGRDLEVRRLPNFFENFPVILLDQEGIVRADIPFRRAEAKYSFEQTGVTATVYGGALNGQVFTDPADVKRLARKAQLGEAFEFDRETYHSDGVFRSSPRGWFTFGHATFALLFFFGHIWHGARTLYRDVFAGIDPDLGEQVEFGLFQKLGDRSTRRLPEGYVPPAGSPLS; encoded by the coding sequence ATGGGATTGCCCTGGTATCGGGTGCACACGGTCGTGATCAACGACCCGGGCCGTCTGCTCGCCGTGCACCTCATGCACACCGCCCTGGTTGCCGGCTGGGCCGGCTCCATGGCGCTCTATGAGCTCGCAATTTTTGATCCGTCCGACGCGGTACTCAACCCGATGTGGCGCCAGGGCATGTTCGTCATGCCCTTCATGGCCCGACTCGGCGTTACCGGCAGCTGGGGCGGCTGGAGCATCACCGGCGAGACCGGTGTTGACCCAGGCTTCTGGAGCTTTGAAGGTGTGGCTGCAGCCCACATCGTCTTTAGCGGCCTGCTCTTCTTGGCCGCCATCTGGCACTGGACCTACTGGGATCTAGAGATCTGGCAGGACCCACGCACCGGCGAACCAGCCCTCGATCTGCCCAAAATTTTTGGCATCCACCTGCTACTAGCCGGCCTTGGTTGCTTCGGATTCGGGGCCTTTCACCTCACCGGGGTCTTCGGGCCTGGCATGTGGGTCAGTGATCCCTACGGAGTCACGGGTCACTTGGAGGCAGTCCAACCATCTTGGGGACCAGAAGGATTCAATCCCTTCAACCCTGGCGGCATCGTGGCCCACCACATTGCCGCTGGCATCGTTGGAATTATTGCTGGCATTTTCCACATCACCACTCGACCGCCGGAGCGCCTATACAAGGCCCTCCGCATGGGCAACATCGAAACGGTGCTGGCCTCGGCCATCGCGGCCGTGTTCTTTGCAGCCTTCATTGTTGCCGGCACGATGTGGTACGGCGCTGCTGCAACCCCTGTAGAGCTGTTTGGCCCCACCCGCTATCAGTGGGACCAGAGCTACTTCAAGACGGAAATCAATCGTCGAGTCCAAACAGCTCTCGACAACGGAGCCACCAAGGAACAGGCCTATGCCTCGATTCCTGAGAAGCTGGCCTTCTATGACTACGTCGGCAACAGTCCTGCCAAAGGAGGCCTGTTCCGGGTAGGCCCGATGGTGAATGGCGACGGCTTGCCCACCGGCTGGATTGGCCACATCTCCTTCACCGACAAAGATGGCCGGGATCTGGAAGTGCGCCGCCTGCCCAACTTCTTCGAGAACTTCCCTGTGATTCTCCTAGACCAAGAGGGCATCGTGCGAGCTGACATTCCCTTCCGCCGTGCTGAAGCGAAGTACTCCTTCGAGCAGACCGGCGTAACCGCAACCGTTTACGGAGGCGCCCTCAACGGCCAGGTCTTCACTGATCCTGCCGATGTGAAGCGCCTGGCCCGCAAGGCCCAGCTCGGGGAAGCCTTCGAATTTGACCGGGAGACTTATCACTCCGACGGTGTATTCCGTAGCTCGCCCCGGGGCTGGTTCACCTTTGGCCACGCCACCTTCGCCCTTCTCTTCTTCTTCGGCCACATCTGGCACGGTGCTCGCACCCTGTATCGCGATGTGTTTGCCGGTATTGATCCTGACCTTGGCGAACAAGTGGAATTCGGTCTCTTCCAGAAATTGGGAGACCGCTCGACCCGTCGTCTGCCCGAGGGCTACGTGCCCCCGGCAGGCAGTCCCCTCAGCTGA
- a CDS encoding 2Fe-2S iron-sulfur cluster-binding protein: MPVIRFVREGRDIECYPGENLREVALREGIQLYGLKGALGNCGGCGQCITCFVAIPEGTAAQVLSGRTAVEDQKLRRRPQTWRLACQAMVQESVLVLTRPQVGMADQENLVAEAQAKPLPSGPTAWPAPPAQEGDEDLEDGGEGPGEGEEQGPTATSGEAS, encoded by the coding sequence ATGCCCGTGATCCGATTTGTTCGCGAGGGCCGCGACATTGAGTGCTACCCCGGCGAAAACCTGCGAGAAGTGGCTTTGCGGGAGGGCATTCAGCTCTACGGCCTCAAGGGTGCCCTAGGCAATTGCGGTGGCTGCGGCCAGTGCATCACATGTTTTGTGGCAATTCCGGAGGGCACCGCTGCCCAGGTGCTGAGCGGCCGCACCGCCGTGGAAGACCAAAAACTGCGCCGGCGCCCCCAAACCTGGAGGCTTGCCTGTCAAGCCATGGTCCAGGAGTCTGTTTTGGTTTTGACTCGGCCCCAGGTGGGCATGGCCGACCAGGAAAATTTGGTGGCGGAGGCCCAGGCCAAGCCCCTGCCCAGTGGCCCCACAGCCTGGCCTGCCCCTCCGGCGCAGGAAGGCGATGAGGATTTAGAGGATGGGGGTGAAGGCCCCGGCGAGGGCGAAGAACAGGGGCCAACCGCAACGAGCGGTGAAGCCTCCTGA
- a CDS encoding DNA-processing protein DprA: MAIQGLLRSADGAGWSQEQRLWWLLWSGCPGIGAQRLVAIRDNFCGWAAAWGAPLEAFAALAGFGAVGCGQLQRYRDRWGPDPLPRLCQELRGGKGVLVPADPAFPPELLALARPPLRLYWRGKGGLWPLLRRRQAIAVVGTRRPSLHGLAMAEAIGAALAQAGWPVVSGLAEGIDGAAHRGCLSKGGRPVGVLGTPLERVYPRHHQQLQAEVGAAGLLVSELPAGTAVQAGHFAARNRLQVGLARAVVVVECPMRSGALQSATLAMQQELPVWAVPADAGKASAAGSNRLLAQDATVLLEPADLIRQLGPGPLASPDPAAPAAAHGLLRSADPALITALGHGASLEQLCLMLEEPAASLASRLLALELQGLVRAEPGLCWRPA, from the coding sequence ATGGCGATTCAGGGGCTGCTGCGGAGCGCCGATGGCGCCGGTTGGAGTCAGGAGCAGCGGCTTTGGTGGCTGCTGTGGTCGGGTTGTCCGGGAATTGGCGCCCAGCGGCTGGTTGCCATTCGGGACAACTTTTGTGGCTGGGCGGCAGCCTGGGGCGCACCGCTCGAGGCCTTTGCTGCCCTTGCCGGTTTTGGTGCGGTGGGCTGCGGCCAGCTGCAGCGTTATCGCGATCGCTGGGGTCCCGATCCCTTGCCCCGTCTCTGCCAAGAGCTGCGCGGCGGCAAGGGGGTGTTGGTGCCGGCTGATCCGGCCTTCCCGCCCGAGTTGCTCGCCTTGGCGCGGCCGCCTCTGCGCTTGTATTGGAGGGGTAAGGGCGGGTTGTGGCCCTTGCTTCGGCGCCGCCAGGCCATTGCGGTCGTGGGCACGCGCCGGCCCTCCCTGCATGGGTTGGCTATGGCTGAGGCCATCGGTGCGGCCCTTGCCCAGGCGGGTTGGCCGGTGGTGAGTGGCCTCGCAGAAGGTATCGACGGAGCCGCACACCGGGGCTGCTTGTCCAAGGGCGGCCGGCCTGTGGGGGTGTTGGGCACTCCCCTTGAGCGGGTTTATCCCAGGCACCATCAGCAGCTACAGGCTGAGGTAGGTGCCGCGGGGTTGCTTGTGAGCGAGTTGCCGGCGGGCACTGCGGTGCAGGCAGGTCATTTTGCGGCTCGCAACCGGCTGCAGGTCGGCCTGGCTCGGGCGGTGGTGGTGGTCGAGTGCCCTATGCGCAGTGGGGCTCTCCAGTCGGCCACCCTCGCCATGCAGCAGGAGTTGCCGGTCTGGGCCGTGCCGGCTGATGCTGGCAAGGCATCGGCTGCCGGTAGCAATCGTCTGCTCGCCCAAGACGCCACGGTGCTGCTTGAGCCCGCAGATTTAATTCGCCAGCTAGGGCCTGGCCCCCTGGCGTCGCCAGATCCCGCTGCTCCTGCGGCCGCCCACGGGCTACTGCGATCAGCCGATCCCGCGCTGATAACAGCCTTGGGGCACGGAGCTTCGCTTGAGCAGCTCTGCCTGATGCTGGAGGAGCCTGCGGCCTCCCTTGCCTCCCGTTTGCTGGCCTTAGAGCTTCAGGGGCTGGTGCGGGCTGAGCCTGGGCTTTGCTGGCGTCCGGCCTAG
- a CDS encoding 30S ribosomal protein S1: protein MTVTPSDTSTEALNQDATSAEAELDFAAAMGDDLDLAIPEEVPTADDPSSRAASRNDADGVGFTLDEFASLLSKYDYNFKPGDVVNGTVFALESKGAMIDIGAKTAAFMPVQEVSINRVEGLSDVLVPGEVREFFIMSEENEDGQLSLSIRRIEYQRAWERVRQLQKEDATIYSEVFATNRGGALVRVEGLRGFIPGSHISTRKAKEELVADFLPLKFLEVDEERNRLVLSHRRALVERKMNRLEVGEVVLGTVRGIKPYGAFIDIGGVSGLLHISEISHEHIETPHTVLNVNDQMKVMIIDLDAERGRISLSTKALEPEPGDMLTDPQKVFEKAEEMAARYKQMLLEQAEDNEPMGVTLD from the coding sequence ATGACCGTGACCCCTTCCGATACCAGCACTGAAGCGCTCAACCAAGACGCGACCAGTGCCGAGGCCGAGCTCGATTTCGCCGCCGCCATGGGCGATGACCTCGATCTAGCCATTCCGGAAGAGGTTCCCACCGCCGATGACCCCAGCAGTCGCGCTGCATCCCGCAACGATGCTGATGGCGTGGGTTTCACCCTGGATGAGTTTGCGTCGCTACTGAGCAAGTACGACTACAACTTCAAGCCGGGTGACGTTGTCAACGGCACCGTGTTTGCCCTGGAATCGAAGGGCGCCATGATCGACATCGGCGCCAAAACAGCGGCATTTATGCCCGTTCAGGAGGTGTCAATCAACCGGGTTGAAGGCCTCAGCGACGTTCTCGTGCCAGGCGAGGTGCGCGAGTTCTTCATCATGAGTGAGGAGAACGAAGACGGCCAGCTCTCGCTCTCCATACGCCGCATCGAATATCAGCGTGCCTGGGAACGGGTGCGCCAGCTGCAAAAAGAAGACGCGACCATTTACAGCGAAGTATTTGCCACCAACCGTGGTGGCGCCCTCGTGCGGGTGGAAGGCTTGCGCGGGTTCATTCCCGGCAGTCACATCAGCACCCGCAAGGCCAAAGAAGAGCTGGTGGCCGACTTCCTGCCCCTCAAGTTCCTTGAGGTGGACGAAGAGCGCAACCGCCTGGTGCTCAGCCATCGCCGCGCCCTGGTGGAGCGCAAGATGAATCGCCTCGAAGTGGGCGAAGTGGTGCTCGGCACCGTGCGTGGCATCAAGCCCTACGGCGCCTTCATCGACATCGGCGGTGTCAGCGGCCTGCTGCACATTTCCGAGATCAGCCACGAGCACATCGAGACACCGCACACGGTGCTCAATGTCAACGACCAGATGAAGGTGATGATCATCGACCTCGACGCCGAGCGGGGCCGCATCTCCCTCTCGACCAAGGCCCTCGAGCCCGAGCCCGGAGACATGCTCACCGATCCCCAGAAAGTGTTCGAGAAAGCCGAGGAAATGGCCGCCCGCTACAAGCAGATGCTGCTTGAGCAGGCCGAAGACAACGAACCAATGGGCGTCACCCTCGACTGA
- a CDS encoding DUF2470 domain-containing protein — MAADPLTPAVSDRICRHMNDDHAEAVLAYARHYGGLGAAEEASLIAVRAEAMELEVDGAKVTVPFDHCLSDSEDAHRTLVAMLRALPR, encoded by the coding sequence ATGGCCGCCGACCCCCTCACCCCCGCCGTGAGCGATCGGATTTGCCGACACATGAATGACGACCATGCCGAGGCGGTGCTGGCCTATGCCCGTCACTACGGCGGCCTAGGCGCAGCCGAGGAGGCAAGCCTGATAGCAGTCCGAGCCGAAGCCATGGAGCTTGAGGTGGATGGCGCCAAGGTCACAGTGCCCTTCGACCACTGCCTTAGTGACAGTGAGGATGCCCATCGCACCCTGGTGGCGATGCTGCGGGCCCTGCCCCGCTGA
- the metK gene encoding methionine adenosyltransferase produces MSRYVFTSESVTEGHPDKICDQVSDAVLDALLAQDPASRVACETVVNTGLCLITGEVTTSARVDFNTLVRGVINQIGYAGARAGGFDAHSCAVLVALDQQSPDIAQGVNEADDHDGDPLDLVGAGDQGIMFGYACNETPELMPLPISLAHRLARRLAEVRHNGSLGYLLPDGKTQVSVVYENEVPVSIDTILISTQHTAEIDGISDEKAIRERIAADLWSHVVEPATADLALKPSQADTRFLVNPTGKFVVGGPQGDAGLTGRKIIVDTYGGYARHGGGAFSGKDPTKVDRSAAYAARYVAKALVAAGLARKCEVQLSYAIGVAKPVSILVESFGTGAISNDDLTTLVQEQFDLRPGAIIATFGLRELPQQRGGRFYQDVAAYGHFGRTDLDLPWENVDAIAATLKQVTAAQVDA; encoded by the coding sequence ATGAGCCGCTACGTCTTCACCTCTGAGTCGGTAACAGAAGGGCATCCCGACAAGATCTGTGATCAGGTGAGCGATGCGGTGCTCGATGCCCTGCTGGCCCAGGACCCTGCTTCTCGAGTTGCCTGCGAGACCGTGGTCAACACTGGCCTTTGCCTGATCACTGGTGAAGTAACAACAAGCGCCCGGGTTGACTTCAACACCCTGGTGCGGGGCGTGATCAACCAGATCGGTTACGCCGGTGCCCGCGCCGGCGGCTTCGATGCTCACAGCTGCGCTGTGCTGGTGGCCCTAGACCAGCAGTCCCCCGATATTGCCCAGGGGGTGAATGAGGCCGACGACCACGACGGCGACCCCCTCGATCTGGTTGGAGCAGGCGACCAGGGGATCATGTTTGGCTACGCCTGCAACGAGACGCCAGAGCTAATGCCTCTGCCGATCAGCCTGGCCCACCGCCTGGCGCGGCGGCTGGCGGAGGTGCGTCACAACGGCAGCCTCGGCTACTTGCTGCCCGACGGCAAAACCCAGGTGAGCGTCGTCTACGAAAACGAGGTGCCCGTGTCGATCGACACGATCTTGATCTCCACCCAGCACACAGCTGAGATCGATGGCATCTCGGACGAAAAAGCGATTCGGGAGCGCATTGCCGCCGACCTCTGGAGCCACGTGGTGGAGCCCGCCACCGCCGATCTGGCCCTCAAGCCCTCCCAGGCAGACACTCGCTTCCTGGTGAACCCCACCGGCAAATTTGTGGTGGGCGGCCCCCAGGGTGACGCCGGTCTGACGGGCCGCAAAATCATCGTTGATACCTACGGCGGCTATGCCCGCCATGGCGGTGGCGCCTTCTCGGGCAAGGATCCCACCAAGGTGGATCGCTCCGCCGCCTACGCCGCCCGCTACGTGGCTAAAGCCCTGGTGGCCGCAGGCCTGGCTCGCAAGTGCGAAGTGCAGCTCAGCTACGCCATCGGCGTAGCCAAACCGGTAAGCATTCTGGTGGAAAGCTTCGGCACGGGCGCCATCAGCAATGACGACCTCACCACCCTGGTGCAGGAGCAGTTCGACCTACGCCCCGGGGCCATCATCGCAACCTTCGGCTTACGGGAGCTGCCCCAGCAACGCGGCGGCCGCTTCTATCAAGATGTGGCTGCTTACGGCCATTTCGGCCGCACCGACCTGGATCTTCCCTGGGAAAACGTGGACGCCATCGCTGCCACGCTCAAGCAGGTCACCGCAGCGCAGGTCGACGCCTGA
- a CDS encoding photosystem II reaction center protein T, which yields MESFAYILILALAISTLFFAIAFRDPPKIGK from the coding sequence ATGGAAAGCTTCGCTTACATCCTGATCCTGGCCCTGGCCATCTCCACGCTCTTCTTTGCAATCGCCTTCCGCGATCCCCCCAAGATCGGCAAATAA
- the nrdR gene encoding transcriptional regulator NrdR: MQCPSCQHTDSRVLESRAADSGRSVRRRRECLNCEFRFTTYERVETVPITVVKRNSSRETFNRVKLLHGLLRACEKTGLEPARLEGVVDEIELQLQQRSGREVSSAEIGELVLQQLSEMSEVAYVRFASVYRQFQGVSDFVATLEGLHKRSGGRLRKASLATVS; the protein is encoded by the coding sequence ATGCAATGTCCCTCATGCCAACACACCGACAGCCGGGTGCTCGAATCTCGAGCGGCCGACAGTGGTCGCAGCGTCAGGCGGCGGCGTGAATGTCTCAACTGCGAATTCCGCTTCACTACCTATGAGCGGGTAGAGACCGTGCCCATCACTGTGGTGAAGCGCAACTCCTCGCGGGAAACCTTCAACCGCGTCAAGCTGCTGCACGGGCTACTGCGCGCCTGCGAAAAAACAGGTCTAGAGCCGGCAAGGCTCGAAGGAGTGGTGGATGAAATCGAACTCCAGCTGCAGCAACGCAGCGGAAGGGAGGTGAGCAGTGCCGAAATTGGTGAACTTGTGCTTCAGCAGCTCAGTGAAATGAGTGAGGTTGCCTATGTCCGCTTTGCCTCTGTCTATCGCCAGTTCCAGGGCGTAAGCGATTTTGTGGCCACCTTGGAAGGTCTGCACAAGCGCAGTGGTGGCCGCTTGCGCAAAGCCAGCTTGGCCACGGTCAGCTGA
- the psbM gene encoding photosystem II reaction center protein PsbM, whose amino-acid sequence METNDLGFVASLLFVLVPAVFLIILYIQTNSRQGS is encoded by the coding sequence ATGGAAACCAACGATCTCGGCTTTGTTGCCAGCCTTTTGTTCGTATTGGTTCCCGCAGTCTTTTTGATCATTCTTTACATTCAAACCAACAGCCGCCAGGGGAGCTAG
- a CDS encoding universal stress protein, which translates to MFRNVLIADSGKGHVEEMVRMLRDIPAVRAARINLLHVVPEQAGERFAEHSQKAATIAAEAVQRLGLNPSEVNTIIRQGDTKQTVLKVADELNSDLIVMGSRGMGRLQSILSNSASQYVFQLSTRPMLLVRDDLYIRHINRVMVTIDGTGVGDDALKLACELVREIPGGSLTGVHVARQDITPSRGGKSPADEVLEKASQRARGYGVELKAVHRSGDVGRSVCAAAEDLKADLLVIASQDRRPVVARGLVDIDRLLGSSVSDYIRVHAPAPVLLVREPEARN; encoded by the coding sequence GTGTTTCGCAACGTTCTAATCGCCGATTCCGGCAAAGGCCACGTGGAAGAAATGGTGCGCATGCTGCGCGACATCCCGGCGGTGCGTGCAGCCCGCATCAACCTGCTGCACGTGGTGCCTGAGCAGGCTGGTGAGAGATTCGCGGAGCATTCCCAAAAAGCGGCGACTATCGCCGCCGAAGCGGTGCAGCGGCTCGGGCTCAACCCCAGCGAGGTGAACACGATCATTCGCCAGGGAGACACCAAGCAAACGGTGCTGAAGGTGGCCGACGAACTCAACAGCGACCTGATCGTGATGGGCTCCAGAGGCATGGGCCGCCTTCAGTCGATCCTCAGCAACAGCGCCAGCCAATACGTATTCCAGCTATCGACCAGGCCGATGCTGCTGGTGCGCGACGACCTTTACATCCGCCACATCAACCGGGTGATGGTGACCATCGATGGCACCGGGGTCGGAGACGACGCCCTGAAACTGGCCTGCGAGCTTGTGCGGGAGATTCCTGGCGGCAGCCTCACCGGCGTCCATGTCGCCCGCCAGGACATCACCCCTTCTCGGGGCGGCAAATCCCCAGCCGATGAAGTACTCGAGAAAGCCAGCCAGCGAGCCCGAGGCTACGGAGTGGAGCTCAAGGCAGTCCATCGCAGCGGCGATGTCGGCCGCAGCGTGTGCGCCGCCGCTGAGGATCTCAAAGCCGACCTGCTGGTGATCGCCTCCCAGGATCGGCGCCCGGTGGTTGCTCGCGGCCTCGTCGACATCGACCGGCTACTGGGCAGCTCGGTCAGCGACTACATCCGCGTTCATGCCCCAGCCCCTGTGTTGCTTGTGCGGGAGCCTGAAGCGAGGAACTAG
- a CDS encoding FGGY-family carbohydrate kinase yields MRVNTTHALGVDLGSSGLRIALIGPDGEQLIAESSPYPSSLEEPLGWVEGLISLCGLLPAAARKQVGALAVDGTSGTLLLCHPDGQPGPGCLGKALAYHFICREQAPIAAALAGSGPAASANGSLARALHLLAKAQAIGAGGPWLLRHQADWLTGWLLGDWSWGEEGNNLRLGWDLQRQGWSGSIACQPWATALPAIRPSGAVLGRIAATTAQKLGLAHGCLVVAGSTDANAGVLAAQPGRGDGVTVLGTTLVLKQFSPRPIEGPGISCHRVAGSWLVGGASNAGAGILRRFFSDGQIEELSRQIDPRQPTGLQLRPLPARGERFPVDDPELEPLLGPRPISDVRYLQALLEGLTALEKQGWQRLQAAGAPALERVITLGGGARNPQWRRLRQQSLGIPVLNRPGCTAALGMARLAATALQKP; encoded by the coding sequence CTGCGGGTGAACACGACACATGCCCTTGGAGTGGATCTGGGCAGTAGCGGCCTGCGGATTGCCCTGATAGGGCCAGACGGCGAGCAGCTGATCGCAGAGTCCAGCCCCTATCCATCCAGCCTGGAGGAGCCTTTGGGCTGGGTGGAGGGCCTAATAAGCCTCTGCGGGCTGCTGCCAGCCGCTGCCCGAAAGCAAGTTGGGGCGCTGGCGGTGGATGGCACCTCCGGCACCCTGCTGCTGTGCCATCCCGATGGCCAGCCCGGCCCTGGCTGCCTAGGTAAAGCCTTGGCGTATCACTTCATCTGCCGTGAGCAGGCCCCTATTGCTGCAGCCCTTGCCGGTTCAGGCCCAGCCGCCAGTGCCAATGGCAGCCTGGCCCGGGCCCTGCACCTGCTGGCTAAGGCCCAAGCAATTGGAGCGGGCGGCCCCTGGCTGCTGCGTCACCAGGCCGACTGGCTAACCGGCTGGTTGCTTGGTGACTGGAGCTGGGGAGAAGAGGGCAACAACCTGCGCCTCGGCTGGGACCTGCAAAGGCAGGGCTGGAGTGGCTCGATCGCGTGCCAGCCGTGGGCCACAGCCTTGCCAGCGATTCGCCCCAGCGGCGCGGTACTGGGGCGAATCGCTGCTACGACGGCCCAAAAGCTGGGACTGGCGCATGGCTGCCTGGTGGTTGCAGGCAGCACCGACGCCAACGCCGGGGTGCTAGCCGCCCAGCCAGGCAGGGGTGATGGCGTCACCGTGCTGGGCACCACCCTGGTGCTCAAACAGTTCAGCCCCAGACCGATCGAAGGGCCAGGCATCAGCTGTCACCGAGTGGCAGGAAGCTGGCTGGTAGGTGGCGCCTCCAATGCCGGAGCCGGCATCCTGAGGCGCTTCTTCAGTGACGGCCAGATCGAAGAGTTAAGCCGCCAGATCGATCCTCGCCAACCCACGGGCCTGCAGCTGCGGCCGCTGCCAGCCCGTGGGGAGCGCTTTCCTGTGGACGATCCTGAGCTCGAGCCGCTACTGGGACCGCGCCCGATCAGCGACGTCCGCTACCTCCAGGCCCTGCTAGAGGGCCTCACAGCCCTCGAAAAACAGGGCTGGCAGCGGTTGCAAGCGGCCGGCGCCCCCGCCCTGGAGCGGGTGATCACCCTGGGGGGCGGGGCCCGCAACCCCCAATGGCGGCGGCTGCGCCAGCAGAGCCTCGGCATACCGGTGCTGAATCGACCGGGGTGCACAGCTGCCCTTGGCATGGCCAGACTGGCCGCAACAGCCCTGCAAAAACCATGA
- a CDS encoding acyl-CoA thioesterase, translating into MSEGWLLERRVLPQHTDHAGVMWHGAYLAWLEEARVEALAAAGIAYSDLSARGLELPVVSLTIEYKQPLFHGDAVQLWSEVLPRCGLKLPWRSRFFAASGKLAAEARVELVLVESAPGLDQRRLVRRLPADLAAAVAALARGPH; encoded by the coding sequence GTGTCTGAAGGCTGGTTGTTGGAGCGCCGTGTGCTGCCCCAGCACACGGATCACGCCGGCGTGATGTGGCATGGCGCTTACTTGGCTTGGCTTGAGGAGGCGCGGGTGGAGGCCCTGGCTGCAGCTGGTATCGCCTACAGCGATCTTTCCGCTCGGGGCTTGGAGCTGCCGGTGGTGAGTTTGACCATTGAATACAAGCAGCCCCTGTTTCACGGCGATGCTGTGCAGCTGTGGAGCGAGGTGCTGCCGCGCTGTGGTCTGAAATTGCCTTGGCGAAGCCGTTTTTTTGCTGCAAGCGGAAAGCTGGCGGCTGAGGCAAGGGTTGAGCTTGTGCTGGTGGAGAGCGCCCCTGGACTTGATCAGCGCCGGCTGGTGCGCCGCTTGCCCGCGGATCTGGCGGCCGCGGTGGCGGCCCTGGCGCGGGGACCACATTAG
- a CDS encoding HAD family hydrolase: MAELFLRGQPLADATGTSFPIEAVLFDKDGTLCISEPMLHTLAEARVFHACELLGKRHPELPTSRAEELAQLLQRAYGLRSSAIHPAGATAVGSRSHNLISTATALAQVGLGWPEALELSESVFAATDGLHGQGSEHRPIATAGLHDLMQALQEAGVVCAVISNDDEAGIEAFLASQNLRSRFQALWSADHNPRKPDPAAVLALCAQLGIQPNRCALIGDANSDLRMAQQAGVSVVLGYGAGWSIAPPLDPRFPCLQHWRELQVNAGQHIG; the protein is encoded by the coding sequence ATGGCCGAGCTGTTTCTGCGGGGGCAACCCCTGGCTGATGCGACGGGAACATCATTCCCAATCGAAGCGGTGTTGTTCGACAAGGACGGCACCCTTTGCATCAGCGAACCCATGCTCCACACCCTGGCCGAGGCCAGGGTTTTTCATGCCTGCGAGCTATTGGGGAAACGCCACCCGGAGCTACCCACCAGCCGAGCCGAAGAACTAGCTCAGCTACTGCAGCGGGCCTACGGGCTCCGCAGTAGCGCCATCCATCCGGCCGGCGCAACGGCCGTCGGCTCCCGCAGCCACAACCTGATCTCCACCGCCACAGCGTTGGCCCAGGTTGGCCTTGGTTGGCCGGAAGCCCTAGAACTCAGCGAAAGCGTCTTTGCGGCCACCGATGGCCTGCATGGCCAGGGAAGTGAGCACCGGCCCATCGCCACCGCCGGACTCCACGACCTGATGCAAGCACTGCAGGAAGCAGGAGTGGTGTGCGCCGTGATCAGCAACGATGACGAGGCTGGCATCGAAGCTTTTCTGGCCAGCCAAAACCTCAGGTCCAGGTTTCAAGCCCTGTGGAGTGCCGACCACAACCCGCGCAAGCCAGACCCGGCGGCTGTGCTCGCACTCTGCGCCCAACTCGGAATACAGCCCAACCGTTGCGCCCTGATCGGAGATGCCAATAGCGACCTGCGCATGGCCCAGCAGGCGGGGGTGTCCGTGGTGCTCGGCTATGGGGCGGGCTGGAGCATCGCCCCGCCGCTAGATCCGCGCTTCCCCTGCCTGCAACATTGGCGTGAGCTCCAGGTAAACGCAGGCCAGCACATAGGCTGA